The following coding sequences are from one Capsicum annuum cultivar UCD-10X-F1 chromosome 3, UCD10Xv1.1, whole genome shotgun sequence window:
- the LOC124896714 gene encoding uncharacterized protein LOC124896714: MVNVGYINWAKKLDEVLWSYRMDYKTLIGMSPYQLVFGKAYQLLVELKHKALLELKRLNMNWGEASKARVTQLYEMEEFPLKAYENSALSKEKMQKWDDARILTREFHIGENQRDHGYVDAIVELGAYTAYYL, translated from the exons ATGGTGAATGTAGGCTACATAAATTGGGCAAAGAAACTTGATGAAGTACTTTGGTCCTATAGAATGGACTACAAAACACTAATTGGAATGTCTCCCTATCAATTGGTGTTTGGAAAGGCATACCAATTACTCGTCGAGCTTAAGCACAAGGCTTTGTTGGAATTAAAGAGGTTGAATATGAATTGGGGAGAAGCATCCAAGGCGCGGGTGACACAACTATATGAGATGGAGGAGTTCCCACTAAAGGCTTAtgagaattcagcattgtctaaAGAGAAAATGCAGAAATGGGATGATGCTCGAATATTAACACGAGAATTCCATATTGGAGAGAAT CAGCGTGATCACGGATATGTTGATGCTATTGTGGAATTAGGAGCATACACTGCCTACTATCTATGA